Proteins encoded within one genomic window of Pedobacter africanus:
- the pdhA gene encoding pyruvate dehydrogenase (acetyl-transferring) E1 component subunit alpha produces the protein MSAVEINKDTYLKWFESMLLMRKFEEKTGQLYGQQKIRGFCHLYIGQEAVVAGAISALQPEDTMITAYRDHAHALAKGVSANSIMAEMYGKVTGCSKGKGGSMHMFSKEFNFYGGHGIVGGQIPLGAGIAFAEKYKGTKNVNVCYMGDGAVRQGALNEAFNMAMLWKLPVIFVCENNGYAMGTSVERTTNMTDIYKIGLGFDMPCAPVDGMDPVAVHNAMDEAAQRARNGEGPTFLEMRTYRYRGHSMSDPAKYRTKDELEEYKAKDPIELVREVILKEKYADQAWIEEIENKVKQIVDESVKFAEESPFPDASELYTDVYVQQDYPYVKD, from the coding sequence ATGAGTGCAGTAGAAATAAATAAAGATACCTATCTGAAGTGGTTTGAGTCGATGTTGCTGATGCGCAAGTTCGAAGAAAAAACCGGTCAACTTTATGGACAACAAAAAATCCGTGGTTTTTGTCATTTATACATCGGTCAGGAAGCTGTAGTAGCCGGAGCGATTTCCGCGCTTCAGCCTGAAGATACGATGATTACTGCTTACCGTGATCACGCTCATGCATTGGCAAAAGGTGTAAGTGCAAACAGCATCATGGCCGAAATGTACGGTAAGGTAACTGGCTGTTCAAAAGGTAAAGGCGGTTCGATGCACATGTTCAGCAAAGAATTCAATTTTTATGGCGGGCATGGTATTGTAGGGGGGCAGATCCCTTTGGGTGCAGGTATTGCATTTGCTGAAAAATATAAAGGCACTAAAAATGTAAACGTTTGCTACATGGGAGACGGTGCCGTACGCCAGGGAGCTTTAAACGAAGCTTTCAACATGGCCATGCTGTGGAAACTCCCGGTTATTTTCGTTTGCGAAAACAACGGTTATGCCATGGGTACTTCGGTAGAACGTACCACCAACATGACTGATATTTATAAAATTGGTTTAGGTTTTGATATGCCATGTGCCCCTGTAGATGGTATGGACCCGGTTGCAGTACACAACGCAATGGATGAGGCAGCACAGCGTGCCAGGAACGGAGAAGGACCAACTTTCCTGGAAATGAGAACTTACCGTTACCGTGGACATTCTATGTCTGACCCTGCCAAGTACCGTACCAAAGACGAGCTGGAAGAATATAAGGCTAAAGATCCGATTGAACTGGTGAGAGAGGTAATCCTTAAGGAAAAATATGCTGATCAGGCCTGGATCGAGGAAATTGAAAATAAAGTAAAGCAGATTGTTGATGAGTCTGTAAAATTTGCTGAAGAATCTCCATTCCCGGATGCCTCAGAATTGTATACTGATGTATACGTGCAGCAGGATTATCCTTATGTAAAAGATTAA
- a CDS encoding tetratricopeptide repeat protein: MNKICLILIGLFFSSKAMTQTGTFLSQDSQPGNGAVNIVVSNLDENDGDDYFAEAEKNERRGDLNDAITLFGKAAFEYNSAKKFSQYGSALLRLANVHYLLAHYSEAEQVTLNVALKNYAKIGSRAGQMESYGQLGKIYLAANKLTQSLWFYTQQGILAQQMGNNNAYIDSILGLAQVKIRKKEYTLAARDLNRAELLAKSSSLARFKGQIKEARAQIPAKVMAKK, from the coding sequence ATGAACAAAATTTGTTTGATATTGATTGGCCTTTTTTTTTCCAGTAAGGCCATGACCCAAACCGGTACCTTTTTGTCGCAGGACTCACAACCGGGCAATGGGGCTGTAAATATTGTGGTGTCCAATCTGGATGAGAATGATGGCGACGATTATTTTGCGGAGGCAGAAAAGAACGAGCGCCGCGGAGACCTGAACGATGCGATCACTTTATTTGGAAAAGCTGCATTCGAATACAACAGTGCTAAAAAATTTTCACAATATGGTTCAGCACTTTTAAGGCTCGCCAATGTGCATTACCTGCTTGCCCATTATTCGGAAGCAGAACAGGTAACCCTGAACGTTGCCTTAAAGAATTACGCCAAAATTGGCAGCAGAGCGGGGCAGATGGAGTCATACGGACAGCTTGGCAAAATATATCTGGCCGCAAATAAATTGACGCAATCGCTCTGGTTTTATACACAGCAGGGCATACTGGCCCAACAGATGGGTAACAATAATGCCTATATCGATTCTATATTGGGCCTGGCACAGGTTAAGATCAGAAAAAAAGAATACACCCTTGCGGCAAGGGACCTCAACAGGGCCGAACTGCTGGCAAAGTCTTCCAGTTTAGCCAGGTTTAAGGGCCAGATTAAAGAAGCCAGGGCACAGATCCCGGCTAAAGTTATGGCAAAGAAATAG
- a CDS encoding pyruvate dehydrogenase complex dihydrolipoamide acetyltransferase, producing the protein MAEIVRMPKMSDTMTEGVMAKWHKKVGDKVKSGDVMAEVETDKATMDLESYWDGTVLYIGVEEGKAVPVDAVIAVIGKEGEDYKAALDAEGAAAPAADNKTAEAAPAAEKNDAPAEEAKGGLSEAELAAKGVTVIRMPLLSDTMTEGVIAEWHKKVGDKVKDDDILADVETDKATMEVMGYASGTLLHIGVEKGAAAKVNGIIAIVGPEGTDISGILAQGDVPAKPVADAKSDAPVAEKAPEAKEAAAVSSGNGERVKASPLAKRIAKDKGIDLSQVAGSADGGRIIKKDIENFKPATAAPVAVSSSAPAAEKAAPVIPQYVGEEKFTEKPVSQMRKVIAKRLAESLFTAPHFYLTISIDMDNAMTARTAINAVAPVKVSFNDIVIKAVAVALKQHPAVNSSWGGDKIRFNEHTNIGVAMAVEDGLLVPVVRFADGKSLSHISAEVKEYGQKAKAKKLQPSDWEGSTFTVSNLGMFGIDEFTSIINSPDGAILSVGAIQQVPVVKNGAVVPGNVMKLTLGCDHRVVDGATGAAFLQTLKGLLEEPIRLLA; encoded by the coding sequence ATGGCTGAAATAGTTAGAATGCCCAAAATGAGCGATACCATGACCGAAGGGGTGATGGCTAAGTGGCATAAAAAAGTTGGCGATAAAGTAAAGAGCGGCGATGTAATGGCCGAAGTGGAAACCGATAAGGCGACCATGGATTTAGAATCCTATTGGGATGGTACCGTATTGTACATTGGTGTAGAAGAAGGTAAGGCCGTTCCTGTTGATGCAGTTATTGCTGTTATCGGTAAAGAGGGCGAAGATTATAAAGCTGCTTTGGACGCAGAAGGTGCAGCAGCCCCTGCAGCTGATAACAAGACTGCCGAAGCAGCCCCTGCAGCGGAAAAAAATGATGCACCTGCTGAGGAAGCCAAAGGCGGATTGTCTGAAGCTGAGCTGGCAGCAAAAGGTGTTACGGTAATCCGTATGCCTTTGCTTAGCGATACCATGACTGAAGGCGTAATTGCGGAATGGCATAAAAAAGTTGGCGATAAAGTTAAAGACGATGATATCCTGGCCGATGTGGAAACCGATAAGGCAACCATGGAGGTAATGGGCTATGCCAGCGGAACTTTACTGCACATTGGTGTGGAAAAAGGGGCTGCGGCAAAAGTAAATGGGATCATCGCCATTGTAGGACCTGAAGGAACAGACATCAGTGGTATCCTGGCGCAAGGAGATGTTCCTGCCAAACCAGTTGCTGATGCGAAGTCTGATGCCCCTGTGGCAGAAAAAGCTCCTGAAGCAAAAGAAGCTGCAGCTGTTTCGTCTGGAAACGGCGAAAGGGTAAAAGCATCTCCATTGGCCAAACGCATCGCGAAAGATAAAGGAATCGATCTTTCACAGGTTGCCGGAAGTGCCGATGGTGGTCGTATCATTAAAAAAGACATAGAGAACTTCAAACCTGCTACCGCAGCTCCGGTCGCAGTATCTTCATCTGCCCCTGCTGCAGAAAAAGCTGCACCGGTAATCCCTCAGTATGTGGGTGAAGAGAAATTTACCGAGAAACCAGTGTCGCAGATGCGTAAAGTGATTGCTAAGCGTTTAGCAGAGAGCTTGTTCACTGCTCCGCATTTTTACCTGACCATCAGTATAGATATGGACAATGCAATGACTGCCCGTACGGCAATTAATGCGGTTGCTCCGGTTAAGGTTTCTTTCAATGATATCGTAATCAAAGCGGTGGCTGTTGCCTTAAAACAACACCCTGCGGTGAATTCTTCATGGGGTGGTGATAAGATCCGTTTCAACGAGCACACCAATATCGGCGTAGCGATGGCGGTGGAAGATGGCTTACTGGTTCCTGTGGTTCGTTTTGCAGATGGCAAATCCTTATCTCATATCTCTGCCGAGGTTAAAGAATACGGACAGAAAGCAAAAGCCAAAAAACTGCAGCCATCAGATTGGGAGGGTTCTACCTTTACCGTTTCTAACCTGGGTATGTTTGGTATTGATGAATTTACTTCTATCATCAATTCCCCTGACGGCGCGATCCTTTCTGTAGGTGCGATCCAACAGGTTCCTGTTGTTAAAAACGGAGCCGTTGTACCCGGTAATGTAATGAAGCTGACTTTAGGCTGTGACCACCGTGTGGTTGATGGCGCTACTGGCGCTGCATTCCTGCAAACATTAAAAGGATTGCTGGAAGAGCCAATCAGGCTGCTGGCTTAA
- a CDS encoding C40 family peptidase, which yields MIKKFLFSSLIGLCSLTAVNAQTKTKETNKLADPDNLASQYFSQVMGVAVDATSNVKLYKFIYEWIGTPYRFGGNTQKGIDCSAFTKAIYDKVFNTTILRNSRDIFSMVDPLPKDELKEGDLVFFKIKSRSITHIGIYLGDNRFAHASSSRGVVISNLNEPYYSRYFYKGGRILDGVKEDLIQE from the coding sequence ATGATTAAAAAGTTTTTGTTTTCTTCCCTCATTGGTTTGTGCAGTTTAACAGCTGTAAATGCGCAAACAAAAACAAAAGAGACCAATAAATTAGCAGACCCCGACAACTTAGCATCCCAATATTTCTCACAGGTTATGGGCGTTGCGGTAGATGCAACCTCCAATGTTAAATTATACAAATTCATCTACGAATGGATTGGAACCCCTTACCGGTTCGGAGGAAATACTCAGAAAGGAATTGACTGTTCGGCTTTTACCAAAGCCATTTACGATAAAGTTTTCAACACTACCATATTACGTAACTCCCGTGATATTTTCAGCATGGTAGACCCGCTACCAAAAGACGAACTGAAAGAAGGCGACCTCGTATTTTTTAAAATCAAAAGCAGGAGCATCACACATATCGGAATTTACCTGGGCGATAACCGCTTTGCCCATGCCTCTTCCAGTCGAGGTGTAGTAATCAGCAATTTAAACGAGCCTTATTATTCAAGATATTTTTACAAGGGTGGTCGGATATTAGACGGTGTTAAGGAAGACCTGATCCAGGAATAG
- a CDS encoding SPFH domain-containing protein yields the protein MNYSLYIFLFVAFIVLISSFVTVKQGTIAVITIFGKYRRLLRPGLSLKIPLIENIHSRISIQNRSVELSFQAVTQDQANVYFKAMLLYSVINHDEETIKNVAFKFVDSNNLMQALIRTIEGSIRAYVATQKQANVLAQRNEIVEHVKQQIDQVLESWGYHLQDLQLNDITFDEEIMRSMSRVVASNNLKAAAENEGQALLITKTKGAEADGNAIKIAAAAEREAAQLRGQGIALFRAEVAHGMTKAAQEMEEANLDISVILFTMWTESIKQFAENSEGNVIFLDGSTEGMNRTMKEMMAMQIQKATQDKSGK from the coding sequence ATGAATTACTCGCTTTACATTTTTCTCTTTGTAGCTTTTATTGTCCTGATCAGCTCATTTGTTACCGTAAAACAAGGGACAATTGCTGTAATTACCATCTTCGGAAAATACAGGAGGCTATTGCGCCCGGGATTGAGCTTAAAAATCCCCCTGATCGAAAACATCCATTCCAGGATCTCTATACAGAACAGATCGGTAGAATTGTCCTTTCAGGCGGTTACACAAGACCAGGCCAATGTTTATTTTAAAGCCATGCTGCTTTATTCTGTCATCAACCATGACGAAGAAACCATCAAAAACGTAGCTTTTAAGTTTGTGGACTCCAACAACCTGATGCAGGCCCTGATCCGCACCATAGAAGGCTCTATCCGGGCCTATGTAGCTACACAAAAACAGGCGAATGTACTTGCCCAGCGGAACGAAATTGTAGAACACGTAAAGCAGCAGATAGACCAGGTACTGGAAAGCTGGGGGTATCACCTGCAGGACCTGCAGCTGAACGACATTACCTTTGATGAAGAGATCATGCGCTCGATGAGCAGGGTAGTGGCCTCCAACAACTTGAAGGCCGCGGCAGAAAACGAAGGCCAGGCCCTGTTGATCACCAAGACCAAAGGTGCCGAAGCCGATGGGAATGCCATTAAAATTGCAGCCGCAGCAGAACGCGAGGCTGCACAGTTACGCGGACAGGGTATTGCCCTCTTCCGGGCTGAGGTTGCACATGGTATGACCAAAGCGGCCCAGGAAATGGAAGAAGCCAATCTGGATATCTCGGTTATTCTCTTCACAATGTGGACGGAATCCATCAAACAATTTGCAGAAAACAGCGAAGGCAATGTCATCTTCCTGGATGGTTCCACAGAAGGTATGAACCGTACGATGAAAGAAATGATGGCCATGCAAATACAGAAAGCCACCCAGGATAAATCTGGGAAATAA
- a CDS encoding S1/P1 nuclease translates to MNKKVMIKMSKGLLAFAFVLYMPLHAGAWGMLGHRIVGQIAESHLSGKARKGVKEVLGNESLAMASNWGDFIKSDPAYDYLYNWHFVNLPAGLDKQGVFDLLEQEKSPNVYNKIPEMAAVLKNRKTSAEEKRLAMRLLIHLVGDLNQPMHTARKEDLGGNKVFVTWFGEKSNLHRVWDESLIEYQQLSYTEYANAINFPSADQLSTWRNSSLKDYVYGSYMACNRIYANVKPEERLSYKYNFEFAGLLNEQLLKGGICLANILNDIYK, encoded by the coding sequence ATGAACAAGAAAGTAATGATAAAAATGAGTAAAGGCCTTCTGGCCTTTGCCTTTGTTTTATACATGCCGCTACATGCAGGGGCCTGGGGTATGCTGGGACACCGGATAGTTGGGCAGATTGCCGAAAGTCACCTTAGCGGCAAAGCCAGGAAAGGTGTGAAAGAGGTATTGGGTAACGAAAGCCTGGCTATGGCAAGTAACTGGGGCGATTTTATCAAGTCGGACCCTGCCTACGATTATTTATACAACTGGCATTTTGTAAACCTGCCTGCCGGGTTAGACAAACAGGGGGTATTTGATCTTTTAGAACAGGAAAAATCGCCGAACGTTTATAATAAAATCCCGGAAATGGCGGCCGTATTGAAGAACAGAAAGACCAGTGCTGAAGAAAAAAGACTGGCAATGCGCCTGCTGATCCACTTGGTGGGTGATTTGAACCAGCCCATGCATACCGCAAGGAAAGAAGACCTTGGCGGCAATAAAGTATTTGTAACCTGGTTCGGTGAAAAGTCTAACCTGCACAGGGTTTGGGACGAATCACTGATCGAATACCAGCAGCTAAGTTATACAGAGTACGCAAATGCCATCAACTTTCCTTCGGCCGATCAGTTGAGTACCTGGCGGAACAGTTCTTTAAAAGATTATGTCTATGGTTCTTACATGGCCTGCAACAGAATTTATGCCAACGTTAAACCTGAAGAAAGGCTGAGCTATAAATATAATTTTGAGTTTGCAGGCTTGTTGAATGAACAACTGCTTAAAGGAGGGATTTGTCTGGCAAATATCCTGAATGACATTTATAAATAG
- a CDS encoding DUF1543 domain-containing protein — protein sequence MEPLKLFMFLLGCKPPGRHTEQHDIFFTIGISLAAVKQDIIDFWPEAKGKIHIDAWRMVDRVGEYQLKVVPAAEKLDDQKNKLFFLNLGGYRKGEFDELHYKLLIVADSLGTASKTAKETAFYKHTGFEGAVSHIDDKYGIDVDDVFEIADVLPSGVKSKYRLQLEVGADGPADEMHLGYLPLSRL from the coding sequence ATGGAACCACTCAAGCTTTTTATGTTTTTGCTGGGTTGTAAGCCCCCGGGCCGGCATACCGAGCAGCACGATATCTTTTTTACAATCGGAATTTCATTGGCAGCAGTGAAACAGGATATCATAGACTTCTGGCCAGAAGCAAAGGGAAAAATCCATATTGATGCCTGGAGAATGGTTGACAGAGTTGGGGAGTATCAACTGAAGGTTGTGCCGGCTGCAGAAAAATTAGATGATCAGAAAAATAAACTGTTTTTTTTGAACCTGGGCGGGTACAGAAAAGGCGAGTTTGATGAATTGCATTATAAGCTGTTGATTGTGGCGGACAGTCTGGGCACAGCTTCTAAAACGGCTAAAGAGACTGCCTTTTATAAACACACGGGGTTTGAAGGGGCGGTGTCGCATATTGACGACAAATACGGAATTGACGTAGATGACGTTTTTGAAATAGCAGATGTCCTTCCATCAGGTGTTAAAAGTAAATACAGGTTACAACTAGAGGTGGGTGCCGATGGGCCTGCCGATGAAATGCACCTGGGTTATTTGCCTTTAAGCAGGCTTTGA
- a CDS encoding low molecular weight protein-tyrosine-phosphatase — translation MKILMVCLGNICRSPLAEGIMRQLLEEQGLSWEVASAGTGDWHVNQPADRRSIAIAKKFGYDISKQRARHFGKQMFDEADHILVMDRNNLRDVLKLAENTEQREKVKLFLAGDLEVTDPYYDDQLFEPVFLGIEERCKALIEEMKL, via the coding sequence ATGAAGATACTGATGGTTTGTTTGGGCAATATATGCCGTTCGCCCCTGGCAGAAGGTATTATGCGACAGCTGCTGGAGGAGCAAGGGCTGAGCTGGGAGGTTGCTTCTGCGGGGACGGGCGATTGGCATGTAAACCAGCCTGCAGACAGGAGAAGCATCGCCATTGCCAAAAAATTTGGATATGATATCTCAAAGCAAAGGGCAAGGCATTTTGGTAAACAGATGTTTGATGAGGCAGATCATATCCTGGTGATGGACCGGAATAACCTCAGAGATGTGCTGAAACTGGCAGAGAATACCGAACAGCGTGAAAAAGTGAAACTGTTTTTGGCCGGCGATCTGGAAGTGACAGACCCCTATTATGATGACCAGCTTTTTGAGCCTGTCTTTTTAGGTATCGAGGAACGTTGCAAGGCATTGATAGAGGAAATGAAACTATAA
- a CDS encoding CapA family protein, with product MKLSAIALLSVKIALIALSCSNNTASVPKKVQIDTPVIPKKDTLAIVAVGDIMIGSAYPTKSNLPPDDAVHSFKAVDSLLQGDIVFGNLEGCLLDNGKSTKCKDPNSNSCFAFRMPERYAGIIKKAGFNLLSIANNHVGDFGLKGRSRTAAILDSLEIPYAGLQSHPYAIFEKDSIKYAFCAFAPNENTVSINQTDSAIQLVRRLKAQADIVIVSFHGGAEGAKAEHVLKRKEIFYGENRGNVYAFAHAVVDAGADIVLGHGPHVTRAVEVYRNKFIAYSLGNFCTYGMFSLKGPNGIAPLLQLKINAKGDFLYADVVSVKQDKVNRLTLDENQGAFKKIKSLTNADFPGHRLKFSGSGRIELMD from the coding sequence TTGAAACTTTCAGCAATAGCCCTGCTTAGTGTAAAAATTGCACTGATTGCCCTAAGCTGCTCCAATAATACCGCCAGTGTACCCAAAAAGGTTCAGATTGACACGCCAGTAATTCCTAAAAAAGATACATTAGCTATTGTTGCCGTTGGTGATATCATGATCGGCTCTGCCTATCCAACAAAATCAAATCTACCTCCTGATGATGCAGTCCATAGTTTTAAAGCAGTGGACAGCCTGTTGCAAGGTGATATTGTTTTTGGCAACCTGGAGGGCTGTCTGCTCGACAATGGCAAGTCTACCAAATGCAAAGACCCGAACAGCAACAGCTGTTTCGCTTTCAGGATGCCAGAACGGTACGCAGGCATCATCAAAAAAGCCGGGTTTAACCTGTTGAGCATCGCCAACAACCATGTGGGCGATTTCGGGCTCAAAGGCCGAAGCCGCACCGCAGCGATTCTGGATTCCCTGGAAATTCCATATGCCGGGCTACAATCCCATCCCTATGCCATTTTTGAAAAAGATAGTATTAAGTATGCTTTCTGTGCCTTCGCACCAAACGAAAATACCGTTTCCATTAACCAGACAGACAGTGCCATACAACTGGTACGACGCCTGAAAGCACAGGCCGATATTGTGATCGTTTCTTTCCATGGGGGTGCCGAAGGCGCCAAAGCTGAGCACGTTTTAAAACGTAAGGAAATATTTTATGGTGAGAACAGGGGTAATGTATATGCCTTTGCCCATGCCGTAGTAGATGCCGGGGCAGACATAGTGCTTGGACATGGCCCGCATGTCACCAGGGCGGTGGAAGTATACAGGAACAAGTTTATCGCTTACAGCCTCGGCAACTTTTGTACCTATGGTATGTTTAGCCTTAAAGGTCCTAATGGCATAGCACCATTACTTCAATTAAAAATAAACGCCAAAGGTGATTTTCTGTATGCCGATGTGGTATCTGTAAAACAGGACAAAGTTAACCGCCTGACTTTAGATGAAAACCAGGGGGCATTTAAGAAGATCAAATCGCTAACCAATGCCGATTTCCCGGGTCACCGGCTAAAATTCTCCGGATCAGGCCGTATTGAATTAATGGATTAA
- a CDS encoding carboxy terminal-processing peptidase: MDFKNVKEMLKKILLVTFTAAVLACHAAPKTQPLVQGVSNIVPDEKQALVCKEIVGLIENYNYKKIKINDSISSLVLDKYIKDLDPYKYYFLASDIKEFEKFRYSLDDDFRNGDLSAPFYIFNVYLKRYNEFLTYAFTEIKAKQNYTQNETYVFDREKMPWTSSKAALDDLWRKRVKYELVNLKIAGTPEAKNVETLTKRYEALKSQSSKLNNQDVFQTIMDAFTETIDPHTNYFNPTNAQQFNEDMARSFEGIGARLQLENEVLKIAEVIPGGPAFKSKLLSAGDRIVAVAQGAGEFEDIIGWRIESSVAKIKGPKGTKVRLKIIPAGMEMSAKPVIIELVREKIVMEDQSAKKKVQTIQSNGKPYKIGIITVPAFYADFKAANAGDPNYKSTTRDVRLLIDTLKNRDKVDAIVMDLRANGGGSLVEAIDLTGLFINKGPVVQVKDLRNGVEVSEDNNPGVAWAGPFGVMVDRLSASASEIFAGAIQDYGRGIIMGTQTYGKGTVQSSIDMNKLVNPSIIQRLAALVGKTGSVIKTEKEGIQLGQINLTMAKFYRVTGSSTQHKGVMPDIEFPSLYPMDKIGEDTEPSALPWDEVKASNFTPVANLAPLKPGLIALHKQRMAKSLDYKVMEQDIAELNKSDKEVSVSLNEVKLKQERDSLEAKNLAKINSLRASRGLPAVKKGDKIKKEESFDFVQDESLRIMADFMQMTDPAGKGLVKNQTPLK; this comes from the coding sequence ATGGATTTTAAAAATGTTAAAGAGATGTTGAAGAAGATATTACTGGTAACCTTTACTGCCGCCGTTCTTGCCTGCCACGCTGCCCCTAAAACACAGCCCCTGGTTCAAGGTGTAAGCAACATTGTGCCTGATGAAAAGCAAGCACTGGTATGTAAGGAAATTGTGGGGTTGATAGAGAATTATAACTACAAGAAAATTAAAATTAACGATTCCATTTCTTCACTGGTACTGGATAAGTACATCAAAGATCTGGACCCTTATAAGTACTATTTTCTGGCTTCTGATATAAAAGAGTTTGAGAAGTTCAGGTATTCACTTGATGATGATTTCCGCAATGGAGACCTGAGTGCACCATTTTATATTTTTAATGTTTACCTGAAACGTTATAACGAATTTCTGACCTATGCTTTTACAGAGATTAAAGCGAAGCAGAATTACACCCAGAATGAAACCTATGTATTTGACAGGGAAAAGATGCCATGGACCAGTTCTAAGGCTGCATTGGATGACCTTTGGAGAAAAAGGGTAAAATATGAGCTGGTAAACTTAAAAATTGCAGGGACACCGGAAGCCAAGAACGTAGAAACTCTGACAAAACGATATGAGGCGCTGAAATCCCAGTCGTCTAAGCTGAACAACCAGGATGTTTTCCAGACAATCATGGATGCTTTTACCGAAACCATTGATCCGCACACCAATTATTTTAACCCAACCAATGCCCAGCAGTTTAACGAAGATATGGCCCGTTCTTTTGAAGGGATTGGTGCCAGGCTGCAACTGGAAAACGAGGTGCTTAAAATTGCTGAAGTGATTCCCGGAGGACCTGCCTTTAAGAGCAAGCTACTGAGTGCGGGCGACAGGATCGTTGCAGTTGCGCAGGGTGCCGGAGAATTTGAAGACATTATTGGCTGGAGGATAGAAAGTTCTGTGGCTAAGATTAAAGGCCCTAAGGGAACCAAAGTAAGGCTTAAAATTATTCCTGCGGGAATGGAAATGTCGGCCAAACCGGTAATTATTGAATTGGTAAGGGAAAAAATTGTAATGGAAGACCAGTCTGCCAAAAAGAAGGTACAAACCATACAGTCAAACGGCAAGCCTTATAAGATCGGAATCATTACTGTGCCTGCATTCTATGCCGATTTCAAAGCGGCAAATGCCGGTGACCCCAACTATAAAAGCACTACACGTGATGTAAGGTTATTGATTGATACCTTAAAAAACCGCGATAAAGTAGATGCCATTGTAATGGACTTACGTGCAAATGGAGGTGGTTCTTTGGTTGAGGCGATTGATTTAACAGGCTTATTTATCAATAAAGGGCCGGTTGTGCAGGTTAAGGATCTTAGGAACGGGGTAGAAGTGAGCGAAGACAACAATCCAGGTGTAGCCTGGGCCGGGCCTTTTGGTGTTATGGTTGACAGACTGAGTGCTTCTGCATCTGAAATCTTTGCAGGTGCTATTCAGGACTATGGAAGAGGAATCATCATGGGCACACAAACCTATGGAAAAGGAACGGTACAATCCTCGATTGACATGAATAAGCTGGTTAATCCTTCCATCATTCAAAGGCTTGCTGCACTTGTTGGTAAAACCGGTAGTGTGATAAAAACTGAAAAAGAAGGAATCCAGCTTGGCCAGATCAATTTAACGATGGCGAAGTTTTATCGTGTAACTGGTAGCAGTACCCAGCATAAAGGGGTAATGCCTGATATTGAATTCCCTTCTTTATACCCAATGGACAAGATTGGTGAAGATACAGAGCCTTCCGCTTTGCCATGGGATGAAGTAAAAGCCTCTAATTTTACACCGGTGGCGAACCTTGCGCCGCTTAAGCCAGGTCTGATAGCGCTGCATAAACAACGGATGGCCAAATCGCTGGATTATAAAGTAATGGAGCAGGACATTGCAGAGCTGAATAAAAGCGATAAAGAAGTTTCGGTTTCTTTAAATGAAGTAAAATTAAAACAGGAAAGAGACAGCCTTGAGGCGAAAAACCTGGCTAAAATCAACTCATTAAGGGCTTCAAGAGGTCTGCCTGCCGTTAAAAAGGGAGATAAGATAAAGAAAGAAGAGAGCTTTGATTTTGTACAGGATGAGAGTCTGAGGATCATGGCCGACTTTATGCAAATGACTGATCCTGCGGGGAAAGGCCTGGTAAAGAACCAAACTCCTTTGAAATAA